In a genomic window of Streptomyces koelreuteriae:
- the lanKC gene encoding class III lanthionine synthetase LanKC yields the protein MDKRYEVYALADRHFYETPDRLARGGQEASQEAAAHLYETARRPVPEGWETARIGDWLTMTPPGPDGEPLQGPAQGWKIHASATRANAEKIAGIVWDYCVERRVPFKFVPGPHLLHLRNTKYAPRDGSGKFVTVYPADEEQLHEVLRELGALLEGFEGPYILTDLRWGEGPLYVRYGAFARSFVVDERGSLVPAVRDGAGTLVPDRRSPSFQVPEWVTLPAFLQPHLDARNNTTTGELPYRIEKALHFSNGGGVYVGTDTRDGRKVVLKEGRPHAGLASDGADAVARLEREKQALEQVAGTGVVPEVRDWFELGGHRFLVMDFLEGRPLNSFFAERHPLLAQDPDAGAVAAYTAWALRIHREVEEAVAAVHARGIVFNDLHVFNIMVAPDEESVFLLDFEAAAPAEENGRQVVAHPGFFAPPDRRGADVDRYALACLRLALFLPVTTLFVVDRGKAAHLAEVISKEFPDVPRGFLDEAVAEITREVSGAAVAAPSAPVDPGDWPYSRDSMVKAILASATPERDDRLFPGDVAQFSDGGGLGLAHGAAGVLYALDAVGAERYEEGERWLLTRTAPAPVGTPLGLYDGLAGVALVLDRLGHRQRALDLVEGILAERWQNLSSDLHGGLAGLGLVLGRLAETTGESELRERADEAARILVQRLTEPPPATPKRRAGLLRGASGPALLMLRQYEWTGKAGWLDAAAIALRRDLESCVTREGGSLEVDEGWRTLPYLGDGSAGLGMVLDDLVAHAPDLAGEFAAARSGVLTAATSRFYAQPGLFQGRAGMILHLSRTTVPDATADRLAGQIAGLGWFAMAYQGQLAFPGHQMMRLSMDLATGTAGCLLALGAALDPATDAHLPFLPPPNRRPL from the coding sequence ATGGACAAGCGGTACGAGGTGTACGCGCTGGCCGACCGGCACTTCTACGAGACACCGGACCGGCTGGCGCGAGGCGGGCAGGAGGCCTCGCAGGAGGCGGCCGCGCACCTCTACGAGACGGCCCGCCGGCCCGTGCCCGAGGGGTGGGAGACGGCGCGGATCGGCGACTGGCTGACGATGACGCCGCCCGGTCCGGACGGCGAACCGCTCCAGGGTCCCGCGCAGGGCTGGAAGATCCACGCCTCCGCGACCCGGGCGAACGCGGAGAAGATCGCCGGGATCGTCTGGGACTACTGCGTCGAGCGGCGCGTCCCCTTCAAGTTCGTGCCCGGCCCGCACCTGCTGCACCTGCGCAACACCAAGTACGCGCCCCGTGACGGCAGCGGCAAGTTCGTCACCGTCTATCCCGCCGACGAGGAGCAGCTGCACGAGGTGCTGCGCGAGCTGGGCGCGCTGCTGGAGGGCTTCGAGGGGCCGTACATCCTCACCGATCTGCGCTGGGGCGAGGGTCCGCTGTACGTCCGCTACGGCGCCTTCGCGCGCTCGTTCGTGGTGGACGAGCGGGGCTCGCTGGTGCCGGCGGTGCGCGACGGCGCGGGGACGCTGGTGCCGGACCGGCGGTCGCCGTCCTTCCAGGTGCCGGAGTGGGTGACGCTGCCGGCGTTCCTCCAGCCGCATCTCGACGCGCGGAACAACACGACGACGGGCGAACTGCCGTACCGCATCGAGAAGGCGCTGCACTTCTCCAACGGCGGCGGTGTGTACGTGGGCACCGACACCCGAGACGGCCGCAAGGTCGTCCTCAAGGAGGGCCGGCCGCACGCGGGGCTCGCCTCGGACGGGGCCGACGCGGTCGCCCGGCTGGAGCGGGAGAAGCAGGCACTGGAGCAGGTGGCGGGCACGGGCGTGGTCCCGGAGGTGCGGGACTGGTTCGAGCTCGGCGGCCACCGGTTCCTGGTGATGGACTTCCTGGAGGGCCGTCCCCTCAACTCGTTCTTCGCCGAGCGGCATCCGCTGCTGGCCCAGGATCCCGACGCGGGGGCCGTCGCCGCCTACACGGCGTGGGCGCTGCGCATCCACCGCGAGGTGGAGGAGGCCGTGGCGGCGGTGCACGCCCGCGGCATCGTCTTCAACGACCTGCACGTCTTCAACATCATGGTCGCGCCGGACGAGGAGTCGGTCTTCCTCCTCGACTTCGAGGCGGCGGCCCCGGCCGAGGAGAACGGCCGCCAGGTCGTCGCCCACCCGGGCTTCTTCGCGCCGCCGGACCGCCGGGGCGCCGATGTCGACCGATACGCCCTGGCCTGTCTGCGACTGGCCCTGTTCCTGCCCGTGACCACGCTGTTCGTGGTGGACCGCGGCAAGGCGGCGCATCTGGCCGAGGTGATCTCCAAGGAGTTCCCCGATGTACCGCGGGGGTTCCTCGACGAGGCGGTCGCGGAGATCACACGGGAGGTGTCCGGCGCTGCGGTGGCCGCTCCCTCCGCGCCGGTGGACCCCGGCGACTGGCCCTACAGCCGCGACTCCATGGTCAAGGCGATCCTCGCCTCGGCCACCCCGGAGCGCGACGACCGGCTCTTCCCGGGCGATGTCGCCCAGTTCTCCGACGGCGGCGGGCTCGGGCTCGCCCACGGCGCCGCCGGGGTGCTGTACGCGCTGGACGCGGTCGGCGCCGAGCGGTACGAGGAGGGCGAGCGCTGGCTGCTCACCCGGACGGCACCGGCACCGGTCGGCACACCCCTCGGCCTGTACGACGGGCTCGCGGGCGTCGCCCTGGTCCTGGACCGGCTCGGGCACCGGCAGCGGGCGCTGGACCTGGTCGAGGGCATCCTCGCGGAGCGGTGGCAGAACCTCTCCTCCGACCTGCACGGCGGACTGGCCGGACTGGGTCTGGTGCTCGGCCGGCTGGCCGAGACGACCGGCGAGTCGGAGCTGCGCGAGCGGGCCGACGAGGCCGCGCGGATCCTCGTGCAGCGGCTCACCGAGCCGCCGCCTGCCACGCCCAAGCGGCGCGCCGGGCTGCTGCGGGGCGCGAGCGGTCCCGCGCTGCTCATGCTGCGGCAGTACGAGTGGACCGGCAAGGCGGGCTGGCTGGACGCCGCGGCCATCGCCCTGCGCCGGGACCTGGAGTCCTGTGTGACCCGCGAGGGCGGATCGCTGGAGGTCGACGAGGGCTGGCGGACCCTGCCCTACCTCGGCGACGGCAGCGCGGGACTCGGCATGGTCCTCGACGACCTCGTGGCGCACGCCCCCGATCTCGCCGGGGAGTTCGCGGCGGCACGCTCCGGTGTGCTGACCGCCGCCACCTCACGCTTCTACGCGCAGCCCGGGCTCTTCCAGGGCCGCGCCGGAATGATCCTGCACCTCAGCCGCACGACCGTGCCGGACGCGACCGCGGACCGGCTGGCCGGGCAGATCGCCGGGCTCGGCTGGTTCGCGATGGCGTACCAGGGCCAACTGGCCTTCCCCGGCCACCAGATGATGCGGCTGTCCATGGATCTCGCCACCGGAACGGCGGGGTGCCTGCTGGCGCTCGGCGCGGCCCTCGACCCGGCCACCGACGCCCACCTGCCGTTCCTCCCGCCGCCGAACCGGCGGCCTCTATGA
- a CDS encoding SapB/AmfS family lanthipeptide, with amino-acid sequence MALLDLQTIESEERTDGAGASTVSLLSCISAASVLLCL; translated from the coding sequence ATGGCACTTCTCGACCTGCAGACGATCGAGTCGGAAGAGCGGACGGACGGCGCCGGCGCCAGCACGGTGAGCCTGCTCTCCTGCATCAGCGCCGCGAGCGTTCTGCTCTGTCTCTGA
- a CDS encoding ABC transporter ATP-binding protein: protein MTPRGDDDPAAGAARALLRAATRYSGARCAALCLVSIAATGAGLLLPAALGRALDLLLAQAPATRWVLYCAGLVLLLALFDAAQTVLTGTVDARSTAWLRRTLTGHVLGVGPRAADRFGSGDLVARLVGNAAEAGTTPSARAALLAALAGPVGGVVALGLIHWWLAAVFLAGAPVLTLLLRAVSRDTSESAARYQRAQGRIAAALAEAVEGVRTVRAAGTEDKETARVLRPLPELSGAGHRMWRVQGRAAAQAVAVAPLLHLGVVAVAGVLLTRDRLSVGDVLAASRYAVLATGVGVLVGRLAGLARARAAARRLGEVRAEPATGFGAHPLPDGPGRLELRGVTARRGGRVVLDGVDLVVPGGTTLAVVGPSGAGKSLLAALAGRLADPDEGEVLLDGVPLRDLPHADLRGAVGYAFARPALLGGTVGQAIGLGLPDPSPARVREAARTALADDFVRRLPDGYDTAVADAPRSGGESQRLGLARAFAHGGRLLILDDALSSLDTVTERRITDALLGDGPGGTRLLVAHRSATAACADAVAWLDGGRVRAVGRHEELWRLAEYRAAFGEETEPAGTGASAEGGVPA, encoded by the coding sequence ATGACCCCGCGTGGTGACGACGACCCGGCGGCCGGAGCGGCCCGAGCGCTGCTGCGGGCGGCCACCCGGTACAGCGGGGCCCGCTGTGCGGCCCTGTGCCTGGTGAGCATCGCCGCGACCGGTGCCGGACTGCTGCTGCCCGCCGCGCTCGGCCGGGCCCTCGATCTTCTGCTGGCGCAGGCTCCGGCGACCCGCTGGGTGCTCTACTGCGCCGGCCTCGTGCTGCTGCTCGCGCTGTTCGACGCGGCGCAGACCGTCCTCACCGGCACCGTCGACGCCCGCAGCACCGCCTGGCTGCGCCGCACGCTGACCGGGCACGTCCTGGGTGTCGGTCCCCGGGCGGCCGACCGCTTCGGCTCCGGTGATCTCGTCGCCCGTCTGGTCGGCAACGCGGCCGAGGCGGGGACCACCCCCTCGGCCCGGGCGGCGCTCCTGGCTGCGCTCGCCGGGCCGGTCGGAGGTGTGGTCGCGCTCGGCCTGATCCACTGGTGGCTCGCGGCCGTCTTCCTCGCCGGAGCCCCCGTTCTCACCCTTCTGCTGCGCGCCGTCTCCCGTGACACCTCCGAGAGCGCGGCCCGGTATCAGCGGGCCCAGGGCCGGATCGCGGCCGCGCTGGCGGAGGCCGTCGAGGGCGTCCGTACCGTCCGGGCGGCGGGTACCGAGGACAAGGAGACCGCCCGCGTGCTGCGGCCGCTGCCCGAGCTGTCCGGGGCCGGACACCGTATGTGGCGGGTGCAGGGGCGGGCCGCCGCGCAGGCGGTCGCCGTGGCACCGCTGCTGCATCTCGGGGTCGTCGCCGTGGCCGGTGTGCTGCTCACCCGGGACCGGTTGTCGGTGGGGGACGTCCTCGCGGCCTCGCGGTACGCGGTGCTCGCGACGGGCGTCGGCGTCCTGGTCGGCCGGCTCGCGGGCCTGGCCCGGGCGCGGGCGGCGGCCCGGCGTCTCGGGGAGGTCCGGGCCGAGCCCGCGACCGGGTTCGGCGCGCACCCGCTGCCCGACGGGCCCGGGCGTCTGGAGCTGCGCGGTGTGACGGCCCGGCGCGGCGGACGGGTCGTCCTCGACGGCGTGGACCTCGTCGTGCCGGGCGGCACGACCCTGGCCGTGGTCGGCCCCTCCGGCGCGGGCAAGTCGCTGCTGGCCGCCCTCGCCGGACGGCTGGCCGACCCGGACGAGGGCGAGGTGCTCCTCGACGGGGTTCCGCTGCGCGACCTGCCGCACGCCGACCTGCGCGGTGCCGTGGGCTACGCCTTCGCCCGCCCGGCGCTCCTGGGTGGCACGGTCGGGCAGGCGATCGGCCTCGGCCTGCCGGACCCCTCCCCCGCCCGTGTCCGTGAGGCGGCCCGTACGGCCCTCGCCGACGACTTCGTCCGCCGTCTCCCCGACGGATACGACACGGCCGTCGCCGACGCCCCGCGCTCGGGCGGCGAGTCCCAACGGCTCGGCCTCGCCAGGGCGTTCGCCCACGGCGGCCGGCTGCTGATCCTCGACGACGCCCTCTCCAGCCTGGACACGGTGACGGAACGCCGCATCACCGACGCCCTCCTCGGCGACGGCCCGGGCGGTACCCGGCTGCTGGTCGCCCACCGCAGCGCGACGGCCGCGTGCGCCGACGCGGTGGCCTGGCTGGACGGCGGGCGAGTGCGGGCGGTGGGGCGGCACGAGGAGCTGTGGCGGCTCGCGGAGTACCGGGCGGCGTTCGGGGAGGAGACGGAACCGGCCGGTACGGGTGCGAGCGCGGAGGGGGGTGTGCCGGCATGA